A section of the Hugenholtzia roseola DSM 9546 genome encodes:
- a CDS encoding type III pantothenate kinase, producing the protein MKILTLDIGNTRAKAALFERKTEAGKALVGFQPLFQHQNLTDFLSALQSFCAKEKIEVGVFSTVRRLEADFETALSSLGFKWLPFQADAPLPIQTSYQTPHTLGLDRLAGVLGADYLYPNEKVLVVDAGTCITYDLLDRIATEKSQKVGVYRGGSISLGLQMRWNALAHFTAKLPLVSALPLIEAAQKEADFWEKWHLQHIGVDTHSSLVTGVLKGLLGEIGFQIQSYYQKEGIERVLFCGGDTSFFENMAKNSIFASSFPALAQGKLAFSFCYDLLFYGLYHYTCHQIGLPIENPNAL; encoded by the coding sequence TTGAAAATCCTAACCTTAGATATTGGCAACACACGCGCAAAGGCGGCTCTTTTCGAAAGAAAAACGGAGGCGGGAAAGGCACTTGTGGGCTTTCAACCCCTTTTTCAGCACCAAAACTTGACCGACTTTCTATCTGCCCTTCAAAGTTTTTGTGCAAAAGAGAAAATAGAAGTGGGCGTATTTTCCACTGTACGCAGGCTTGAAGCGGACTTCGAAACTGCCCTTTCGAGTTTGGGTTTTAAATGGCTGCCCTTTCAGGCGGACGCTCCGCTGCCTATCCAAACAAGCTACCAAACGCCTCACACCTTGGGTTTAGACCGCTTGGCAGGGGTTTTGGGTGCAGATTATCTCTACCCGAATGAAAAAGTGCTGGTTGTAGATGCAGGCACGTGCATTACCTACGATTTGCTCGATAGGATAGCAACTGAAAAGTCACAAAAAGTAGGCGTGTATCGCGGCGGCAGTATTAGCTTGGGTTTGCAAATGCGCTGGAACGCCCTTGCGCATTTTACCGCCAAATTGCCCTTGGTGTCGGCTCTGCCTTTGATAGAAGCAGCACAAAAGGAAGCAGACTTTTGGGAAAAATGGCATCTCCAACATATAGGCGTGGATACGCATAGCAGCCTTGTAACGGGCGTTTTGAAGGGGCTTTTGGGCGAAATTGGGTTTCAAATTCAATCTTATTACCAAAAGGAAGGGATAGAAAGGGTCTTGTTTTGTGGGGGCGATACCTCTTTTTTTGAAAATATGGCGAAAAATAGCATCTTTGCAAGTTCTTTTCCTGCCCTTGCGCAGGGCAAACTTGCGTTTTCTTTTTGTTACGATTTGCTCTTTTACGGATTATATCATTATACTTGTCATCAAATTGGGCTGCCGATAGAAAACCCCAACGCACTTTGA